In one Halichondria panicea chromosome 4, odHalPani1.1, whole genome shotgun sequence genomic region, the following are encoded:
- the LOC135335361 gene encoding S-methyl-5'-thioadenosine phosphorylase-like yields MQCGDRARIMPQALKIGIIGGTGLDDPDIFTEREEVTVDTQYGKPSDVLIYGKIDEIACVLLARHGRKHEIMPTNVNYRANIEALRLAGCTHIIATTACGSLKEEIHPGDIVFLDQFIDRTFKREPTFYDGKPGSKKGVCHVQMDKPFCEKTRSILIKAAQELKLNYFDKGTAVTIEGPRFSSKAESVLFCSWGCDVVNMTTVPEVCLAKEAGICYASIGLPTDYDCWKDEPVNVAMVMKTLRDNGDKATKLIRRAVALMAQEDWTSTMEELAALVKTSVMLP; encoded by the exons ATGCAGTGTGGAGATCGAGCTAGAATAATGCCACAAGCTCTCAAG ataggCATTATTGGAGGAACTGGGCTGGATGATCCTGACATCTTCACTGAGAGGGAGGAAGTAACAGTGGACACTCAATACGGGAAG CCTTCTGATGTTCTTATCTATGGGAAGATAGATGAAATTGCCTGTGTCCTATTGGCAAG GCACGGTCGTAAACATGAAATAATGCCAACCAACGTAAATTATCGAGCCAACATAGAAGCTCTACGCCTCGCTGGCTGCACTCACATCATTGCTACAACTGCTTGCGGTTCTCTGAAAGAGGAAATACACCCGGGGGATATAGTCTTCCTCGACCAATTCATCGATCGTACTTTCAAACGTGAACCAACATTTTACGATGGAAAACCAGGTAGCAAAAAGGGAGTATGCCATGTGCAAATGGACAAGCCCTTCTGTGAGAAGACCCGGTCAATTTTGATCAAAGCAGCCCAAGAATTGAAGCTGAACTATTTTGATAAAGGTACAGCTGTCACCATTGAGGGACCACGGTTCTCAAGTAAAGCAGAGAGTGTACTGTTTTGCAGCTGGGGATGTGATGTGGTTAACATGACTACTGTTCCTGAGGTATGTCTTGCTAAAGAGGCGGGGATATGCTATGCAAGTATTGGTCTACCAACGGACTACGATTGCTGGAAAGATGAACCA GTGAATGTTGCTATGGTAATGAAGACCCTGAGGGACAATGGAGATAAAGCCACCAAACTGATACGGAGGGCAGTGGCTCTAATGGCACAGGAGGACTGGACCAGCACAATGGAGGAACTAGCA GCACTGGTCAAGACCTCTGTCATGTTACCTTGA